CCAAGAGGAATTCCAATACAGCCTTCTGCAGCAAGAGGAATTGAAGGGAAGGTAGAAGTCTTCCCAGAATATGTCCAAGGTTTGAAAGACCTTGAGGGATTTTCGCATGTAATTTTAATTTACCACTTTCATCTGGCAAAACCCGGCAGTTTGTTGGTCAAGCCTTATATGGACGATGAGTATCATGGAGTCTTTGCCACTAGAGCCCCAAGTAGACCCAACCCAATAGGTCTCTCTATAGTGAGGCTTGTCAAAGTTAAAGGGAATATACTTCACGTTAAAGATGTCGATATAGTGGATAGAACGCCTCTCTTAGATATCAAACCTTATGTCCCGGATT
Above is a genomic segment from Thermococcus sp. SY098 containing:
- the tsaA gene encoding tRNA (N6-threonylcarbamoyladenosine(37)-N6)-methyltransferase TrmO — its product is MKSNVICYKPIGIIHTPFKEPRGIPIQPSAARGIEGKVEVFPEYVQGLKDLEGFSHVILIYHFHLAKPGSLLVKPYMDDEYHGVFATRAPSRPNPIGLSIVRLVKVKGNILHVKDVDIVDRTPLLDIKPYVPDFDVREVERIGWLENNIHKLSKAKDDGRFILE